One Trichoderma atroviride chromosome 7, complete sequence DNA segment encodes these proteins:
- a CDS encoding uncharacterized protein (TransMembrane:13 (o59-76i81-98o118-139i148-166o178-198i210-237o261-279i357-375o402-422i434-454o460-481i493-517o537-555i)), which produces MAASFDGEMLPLPAASMRGRDHTYGGNNAFHNFYNDYSHITDSNLRRRLALSEIDKVPFGLYHVRAVLVAGAGFFIDSYDIFAINLIVSLLGLVFYSGDTSVNGYGGNDGILPDPINQALKASTSGGIVLGMFFFGWLADAFGRRRMYGIELIIITIGTFGCALASPSPTISAAGLLIFWRVMMGVGIGGDYPLSSVITSEFAPTRWRGAMMAAVFSMQGLGQLLAAIVALITTVAFKKSYVDMTAEGACDLACREAADRSWRIIVGVGAIPACMALYYRITIPETPRYTFDIQNDVEKADADIRAYVSSRRRSDQGSMTMKRSRTATVTEQSPLDVPPASWPDIVSYFGKTKNLKILIGTTTSWFFLDLAYYGLGLNQSMVLHAIGYANGRTLYHKLYNQAVGMIILACAGSIPGYWAAVFTIDSVGRKPLQFAGFLLLTVIFCILGFAFHSLTEGAMLALYIIAQFLFNFGPNTTTFIIPGECYPTRYRSTGHGVSAASGKIGAIIAQVISIPILSQDSPPNCQGKECSPHLNRLLQLFALFMLLGTIVTLLVPETKGLTLEELSGEARTSYNAGCNGSINITSPRLGPWNPFKGGRPAGFFYPRAHGTSFANGRRSPRAGIMESPEIFAQHDETKKRTRFWRRRNRKSQARSDRTDEIALSQHPGSFHENAGSDEITLTDGFMMPGGASSSRHRAPYMQQELPTWGAGWGRIDRGGPPPLATSMQLQDVGSLLKD; this is translated from the exons ATGGCGGCTTCTTTCGATGGCgagatgctgccgctgccggcaGCATCAATGCGTGGCCGCGACCACACATATGGCGGCAACAATGCTTTTCACAACTTTTACAACGACTATTCGCACATCACCGACTCCAACCTACGAAGACGGCTGGCCTTGTCCGAGATTGACAAGGTCCCTTTTGGACTTTATC ATGTTCGAGCCGTACTGGTAGCTGGAGCTGGTTTTTTTATCGATTCCTACGACATCTTCGCCATCAACCTCATCGTCAGTCTTCTCGGATTAGTCTTTTACAGCGGCGACACCTCTGTCAACGGCTACGGAGGCAATGATGGCATTCTCCCCGACCCCATCAACCAGGCCCTCAAGGCCTCCACCAGCGGAGGCATTGTGTTGGGAAtgttcttctttggctggctTGCCGA TGCATTTGGCCGACGTCGTATGTACGGCATCgagctcatcatcatcaccattgGTACATTTGGCTGCGCGCTTGCGTCTCCGAGTCCCACGATTAGTGCCGCCGGCTTATTGATCTTCTGGCGCGTCATGATG GGAGTCGGTATCGGTGGCGATTATCCACTTTCCAGCGTCATCACTTCAGA GTTTGCGCCGACACGCTGGCGTGGggccatgatggctgctgtTTTCTCCATGCAAGGCCTGGGTCAGCTTTTAGCCGCAATCGTTGCGCTTATCACGACCGTGGCGTTCAAGAAGTCGTATGTCGACATGACTGCGGAAGGCGCCTGCGATCTGGCGTGCAGGGAGGCCGCTGATCGATCGTGGCGAATCATCGTTGGCGTTGGTGCCATCCCTGCATGCATGGCCCTGTACTATCGTATCACCATCCCTGAGACACCTCGCTACACCTTTGATATTCAAAACGACGTGGAAAAGGCCGATGCCGACATCCGCGCATACGTGTCGAGCAGGCGAAGGAGCGACCAAGGCTCCATGACCATGAAACGATCCCGTACTGCAACCGTTACCGAGCAGTCGCCGCTCGATGTGCCCCCAGCCTCGTGGCCCGACATCGTGAGCTACTTTGGCAAGACCAAGAACCTGAAAATCCTAATTGGTACAACCACGTCATGGTTCTTTCTG GATCTTGCATATTATGGCCTGGGATTAAACCAATCCATGGTTCTTCATGCCATTGGATATGCCAACGGACGCACATTGTACCATAAACTATACAACCAAGCCGTAGGGATGATTATACTCGCCTGTGCCGGATCCATCCCTGGCTACTGGGCCGCCGTCTTCACAATCGATAGCGTCGGTCGGAAGCCTCTTCAGTTTGCTGGCTTTCTCCTCCTCACCGTCATCTTCTGTATTCTTGGCTTTGCCTTCCACAGCTTGACCGAAGGAGCAATGCTCGCTCTCTACATCATTGCCCAGTTCCTATTCAACTTTGGCCCCAACACAACCACCTTTATTATCCCTGGAGAATGCTATCCTACCCGGTACAGATCTACCGGCCATGGTGTCTCGGCCGCCAGTGGCAAGATTGGCGCCATCATTGCCCAGGTTATTAGTATCCCGATACTGAGTCAAGACTCTCCCCCCAATTGCCAAGGCAAGGAGTGCTCGCCGCACTTGAACCGCCTTTTACAGCTTTTCGCTCTCTTCATGCTCCTGGGGACGATAGTTACGCTATTGGTCCCGGAGACCAAAGGACTGACCTTGGAAGAACTATCGGGCGAAGCGCGTACCAGCTATAATGCCGGATGCAACGGCAGCATTAATATTACATCGCCTCGATTAGGCCCCTGGAATCCCTTCAAAGGCGGACGGCCGGCCGGATTCTTCTACCCGCGGGCACACGGCACCTCATTTGCAAATGGCCGACGATCTCCTCGAGCTGGCATTATGGAATCACCAGAGATATTCGCCCAGCACGATGAAACCAAGAAGCGAACGCGAttttggcgaagaagaaaccgAAAATCTCAGGCTCGGAGCGACAGAACTGACGAGATTGCCTTGAGCCAACACCCAGGCAGCTTCCATGAAAACGCTGGTTCGGACGAGATTACACTGACAGATGGCTTTATGATGCCTGGAGGAGCGAGCTCGTCGCGACATCGTGCGCCCTACATGCAGCAAGAACTACCAACCTGGGGAGCCGGATGGGGTAGGATAGATAGGGGCGGACCCCCTCCCTTGGCGACATCAATGCAGTTGCAAGATGTTGGATCACTTTTGAAAGACTGA